Part of the Solwaraspora sp. WMMA2065 genome is shown below.
ACGACATCGACATGGTGGCGATCCGTGGTCGCGTCAGCCACCAACCGGCAGCAGCCCAGCTGACGAGGTATGTCGATGCCAGCCAGAATCTGAACGGCAGGCCGATCGTCACCATGAGGACGACAGCCGCCGTGCTGATGAGCGCGGTGACCAACGGTGCCAGCAGCAATGCCACGAGCGGGGTACGGACGATCGCGTACGACAGCGGCAGGCTGCCGGCCACGACGAGTGCCGTCGTGAGGAGACAGGTGTCGATCATCGGTTGATCTCGTTGAACTCGACGTGGTAACGCGTGCCGGTGGACGTACGGCGCTCGATCAGGCGCACCTGGTAGTCGGCCTGCTGGTGATCGACGACCAGGGTGCCGCCGGTCAACGCGGTGAACTCGGCGAGTCGTTGGTGCCACAGGTGTCGCAGCGGTGGATCGATGACCACCCGACTGCCGGGTGGGACAGTCGCTACGAACGTGGCGCGGGCGGCTTCGAAGTCGCGGTGCAGGCGACGCTGCGACGCCAGGTGCTGCGGCGCCCTGGCATAACTGAAGCCGGTGGTCCCGGCATCGACGGCACCCTGGACTGCCAGGCCGGCGGAGGTGAGGCCGAGCGCGATCACCAGAATCTGTGCCACGTAGCGTCGTGGACCTGTCCCGCGGACATGCACTGCTGATCCCGTTCTCTCCGAATTGTGGCAGGCCGACACTCCGTCCGAGGCAGCTGAGTGATCGCCGGTGGACGCCGGCTCCCAGGTGCCTCGTCGCGGTAATGATCCCTCGACAGAGGGACGACAGTTGGACAAATCAACGTTTCCGGTGCGCGCGCCGCGGCTTGGTGGCTCTCGGCCGGCTCCGTCGTGCCGGCCCTGTCGTGCCGGTCGGGTCGTTGGCAAGCGTTTCGGAGAATTTCCCTAGATTCGACACTTGCCGGCGAACCAACGCCAGGGCCGGTGCCGTCGACACCTGGACACCGGTATATCGGACGGCAGGTGCCGCCTGCGCGATCGCCACGGTGCGGATAGAAAGGACAAGTCGGATGATGACGCGCTTCAAGAAGGTCGCCGTCGGGCTGACGGCGGTCGCCGCCCTGACGTTGGGCCTGCCGGCGAGCCCAGCGTTCGCCATCAACCAGGTTTCCTGTGCCGACCGTAACGACTTCCTGAAGCTGCACATCGATCTCGGTGGTGGCTACCGATTGGTCCGATGCTTCGCGAACGCAGGAGCGACCGGGACGAACATCAGCGGCGTCTACCGGTTCGACAGCGGCAACAACAAAGCGACCGTCAACTACGAGCGGGATGGCCGCTATTACAGCACGACTCTGGAGAAGTGGTGGGGTACCGATTTCGCGGGTGCCCGGGTCCGGGTGTACGAGGTACGGATCTGGTGATCGGCGACTGACCACCTGCCGTCGGCCTGCCCTGCCGCGTCCTGTCGTCCAGCGGAGGGCGGGCCCCACGGCGAGCGTTTCGGGCGGTCTCGACGGATCAGTCAGTGACCGGTGGGGCGGTCCGGGTCGCCTCGGCCAGGGCGGCCGCCGCGCTGGCGTACGGGTTGTGGGTATTAGGCGCGGGCCAGCCCACCGGGGACGGTGAAGTACTCGGCCGACAGCTTCGCCGGATCAGTGGCTATCTCGCCTGGCCGGGGTCGTAGAGCGGCTGGCCGGAGATGTCGATGGTCGCGCCCGGTGCGGCGTGCTGCCGGCGTTGGCGATGAGCTGCCGGACCTCGTTGTAGGTCGCTCCATTCTGGGTGAAGATGCAGATCTGCACCCATACGGCGGTCGGCCGGCCGTACTGGGCGGCTTGCCGGTCGAAGGCCTGCCACGAGCTGGAGTTGGTGTTGGTCCAGGACTGGACGACCGCTCCGCCGGTGCCGTAGGGCCCCCACATGCGTTGGCCGCCGATCGCGACGTAGCCCTGGGCGATGTTCTCAGCCATCGAACAGCCGATGAAGCCCATCGATCGGGCAGGTTGCGGTCCGGGATGTTCGTCAACATCGCTGAGCTGTCGGCGTACCGGGGTGGGCAGTTCTGGCGCTGGGTGGCCAACACCGCGCGGTACGCCGGGGTCGGCGCGGCGGTCTCGGCGGCGCTGTCCGGGCTCAGCGGCTACCGGAATGCGGGCCAGTGCTCCGGCCTTCAGGCCGGGGGTGAAGGCCCGCGCTGGGAGGGCCGCCAGGGCCCGAGCAGTGCTCTAACCTGGTCCGGTTGCTGCTCGGCCACCTGGCCGGCGACTCACACGCCGCAGTGATCCTGCCGACCGAACTGGTGGTGCGGGGCAGCGCCTGACCCCTGGTGCCCGGATCGGGTCTGCCGGGCGGCATCGGATCTGGCAGGCTGGTAACTGTGCTGACGGTGCCGGTGCGGCAGCTCGGGGAGACCGAGCGTGGGGCGGTGGAGCGGATCCTCGACCTCGACCCCTATGCCGCGCCGCAGGTCGCGGAGCGGATCGCCGCGCGCGGACTGGCCTGGTGGCGCTCGGACGGGCGGGTCTTCGGCTACGGGCCGCGCCGCCAACTCGAGTCGCTGTGCTGGCTCGGCGGGCATTTGACCCCGGTGCACGCTTCGCCGGCTGCGGTCGCGGCGTTTGCCGACCGGCTCGCCATCGAGGAACGGGTCTGCTCGTCGATCGTCGGTCGGGCCGACGCCGTACTCGGGCTGTGGGAGCGGATCGGCGGGCAGTGGGGGCCGGCCCGGGAGATCCGTGCCGACCAGCCGCTGCTGATCGCCGACCGGCCGCCGGCGGTGCCGGCTGACCCGGGGGTACGCCTGGTCCGGCCCGACGAGATCGACCTGCTCTTCCCGGCGGCGGTGGCCATGTACACCGAGGAGGTCGGCGTCTCCCCGGTCGCCGAGGACGCCGGGCGCGGCTACCGGCGGCGGGTCGGCGAGCTGGTCCGGGCCCGTCGCACGTACGCCCGGATCGTCGACGGCACGGTGGTCTTCAAGGCCGAACTGGCCGTCGTCACCCGGCACACCGCGCAGGTCCAAGGGGTCTGGGTCGATCCGATATGGCGCGGCCGTGGGCTGGCCACCCCGGCGATGGCGGCGGTGGTCCGCGACGCGCTGCGCCGGGTCGCGCCGACCGTCAGTCTGTACGTCAACGATCACAACACCGCGGCCCGTCGGGTCTACGACCGGTGCGGTTTCCGCCGGGTCGGCTCCTTCGCCACCGTGCTCTTCTGAGCCCTGCCATCTGCGGCGTCGGCACGGTCCAGCCACTCCTACTCGTCCAGCCAGCCACTCCTACCCGTCCAGCGGCCACGGAACCGCGTCCGACAGCGGTGGTACTTTGTTCGGCGTTCGTCCAGGACGAACGCCCAACAAGGTTGGGGAGGCTGAGCGGGCCGGGGTGTCCGGTCTTGGCGGCGCAGCGCACGCGCGTACCGGCTGGTGCCGGCCAGCCAACCCGCCAGGCAGGTCCATCAGTGAAGGCAACCCGATCGTGGCACACGGTTACCGGGAATTCGTCCGTCGCCAACGGGCCGAGCTGCACGCCGGCAGCACACTGGTCACGACCCGGGCCGGTCTCGTGGAGTACGGGGAGGTCGGCCCACCCGCTGGCCGGGCGGTGCTGCTCTTCGCGGGCGGCGGTGGCGGCTACCGGAATGCGGGCCAGTGCTCCGGCCTTCAGGCCGGGGGTGAAGGCCCGCGCTGGGAGGGCCGCCAGGGCCCGAGCAGTGCCCTAACCTGGACGGTTCTGCTGCTCGATGTGCTGCGTCACGATGCTCGGTGGCGCGCCGGCGCGACCACACGACAAGCCAGGTCCACGTTCCTAGCCGAGTGACACCCGGTAGAGCCGGCCCGTCGTGACACACGGATCCGGGGTCACCCGGGCGGCGGTGGAGAGCAACGAGCGTGGCTCGTCGTGTCGCCGGACGGTCCGCGGATCGGCGTCCGCCGGCAGCGGCAGCAGGTGGAGCTGGTCGACTCCCCAGGTGGCGATCCGGTCGCGCCGTTGCGCGACCGGGATGTCGGCGAAGTTATCCGGGAAGAACGTCGTCCGCCGGCCGGTCAGGGCGCTGTGCCGGCCGACTTCCGTGCTGGTGGCGATGGTCAGCGTCCCGTCGCTGCGGCAGCGCCGCAGCCCCTGCTCCACCACGCCACCGGTGAGGCTGTCCGGGTCCGGCGGCACGGTGGTTAGCTGGTGTCCGAGCGCCCAGCCTGCCGGCAGCGTCAGCAGCAGCACGCCGACGGCATGCCCGGTCCGCCGCCCGGTCAGCCGGGCCGGGACCGGGGCCCGCAGGATCAGCACGACTGCGGTCAGCAGCGTCAGCAGCACGGCCAGGCTGAGATAGCGTCGGCTCAGGTAGCCGGTGCTGAGCTCTGAGAAGGCGACCTGTGCGGTGAATGCGGCCAGCGCGGCCAGGCCGACCAGCAGCCATCGCGGCCCATGGCGCAGCGGTCTGCGGCCGCGGCGGAGCAGCAGGCCGGCGGCGACAGTGGTGGCCACGACGGTGGGTGCCCAGACCGCGGCCTTGGCCGCCTGCAGGACAGCCGCCGGCGCGTTGCCGACGAGCCGGGCCAGCCAGCCGATCGGGTCGTCGGCGGCGGTCGGAAGCTGGTCGACGTCGATCACGTCGGTGACGTACAGTTGCGGCACGGCCAGCGCGATGATGCGGTTGTCCGCCGGGAACGGCGTACCGAAGTGAACCAGCCCGTAGACCGCCCACGGCGACATCACGAGGGTGAAGACCAGGCCGGCTGGCAGCAGCCAGCGCCAGTCCCGGCGGCGGATCACGACCAGCTGCACCGCCAGGAGCAGCACAGCCGGCAGGGTGTCCGGTCGGGGGAGCACCAGGCCGCCGCCGGTGACCCCGACCAGAATCGGCCAGAGCGGACCACAGCCCATCGAGTACGGCTCGGGCGACTGGTAGCTGTGCCGGGAGGCGATCCGGAAGAAGTCGCCGCCGAGGGTCTGGGACAGCTCGTAGTAGCGCCACGAGTCCGGGTTCTACGGCGGGCCGTCCCAGTAGTAGAGCAGCAGGACGGCCAGTACGCCGACGAGCGTCGCCCAGCCGGCGGCGGGCAGCCAGCCGGGCACCGACAGGGTCCGCCGGGCGTCGACCGGGTCGCT
Proteins encoded:
- a CDS encoding beta/gamma crystallin domain-containing protein, which produces MMTRFKKVAVGLTAVAALTLGLPASPAFAINQVSCADRNDFLKLHIDLGGGYRLVRCFANAGATGTNISGVYRFDSGNNKATVNYERDGRYYSTTLEKWWGTDFAGARVRVYEVRIW
- a CDS encoding DUF4081 domain-containing GNAT family N-acetyltransferase; translation: MLTVPVRQLGETERGAVERILDLDPYAAPQVAERIAARGLAWWRSDGRVFGYGPRRQLESLCWLGGHLTPVHASPAAVAAFADRLAIEERVCSSIVGRADAVLGLWERIGGQWGPAREIRADQPLLIADRPPAVPADPGVRLVRPDEIDLLFPAAVAMYTEEVGVSPVAEDAGRGYRRRVGELVRARRTYARIVDGTVVFKAELAVVTRHTAQVQGVWVDPIWRGRGLATPAMAAVVRDALRRVAPTVSLYVNDHNTAARRVYDRCGFRRVGSFATVLF